One genomic window of Medicago truncatula cultivar Jemalong A17 chromosome 1, MtrunA17r5.0-ANR, whole genome shotgun sequence includes the following:
- the LOC25482764 gene encoding nucleolin 1 isoform X2 gives MSNESESEVCDNPIPPPNIGKRQCEDEDEKEVITKKQKIEEVVEMKEIKEETDSDYLKIGEDEDRKEVITMKEIKEEIISDDSEHDKKLEAKNDSATGCGPSESLDDVISDSDSHRSSGEDNPDDSESPEYIGEEVEEKVSEAHQERHETPVTINEKDAPSKTICVRNLSYSVERTDMEDIFKDCGEVVDVRFNTDREGRFRGFGYVEFGTAEAAKKALKLDSTELLNRRMRVDIAIEKSGYPPCRSNLSSSVHTGGNLQSHPHTVKGVVDASIVENKPKSPATPNETNVASKTIYVRNLSYTVERSDMENIFKDCGEIVDIRLHTDREGKFKGHAHVQFATADAAQKALVFNKKVFYNRLMFVGIAFERGIYSPNRSNSTWSSSFHKDERFQSQTIPVKCFDTSLAEDKLACAKDVKDIQMSDADADAASAENKLPETPATQKEKNDASKTVCVRNLSFDVQRAEIESIFKDCGEVVDVRVHVDVEFATTEAAEKALQLDHTKFANRPIKVGIAPGEGECFPNRSLSISFQKGESFQPLTVFVIGFDTSVAEEKIKASLKAHFSPCGEITRISLPRYHDSGNIKGFAHLDFKDIDGYKKALQLDQTAIGDYWLSVVKAKPRRDYQGIGGGRGGYHGGGWDGGDHGGRAGWGRSHGAGRHWTANTEHW, from the exons ATGAGCAATGAATCTGAATCCGAA GTTTGTGATAATCCAATTCCACCTCCAAACATTG GTAAGAGGCAGTGTGAGGATGAAGATGAGAAGGAAGTGATTACAAAGAAGCAGAAGATAGAGGAGGTTGTTGAAATGAAAGAGATTAAGGAAGAAACTGATTCAGATTATTTGAAAAttg GTGAGGATGAAGATCGGAAGGAAGTGATTACGATGAAAGAGATTAAGGAGGAAATTATTTCAGATGATTCTGAACATGATAAG AAACTTGAAGCTAAAAACGATTCTGCTACTGGTTGTGGTCCTTCAGAATCATTGGATGATGTTATCTCAGATTCTGATTCTCACAGAAGCTCTGGTGAGGATAAT CCCGATGATTCGGAGAGTCCAGAGTATATTGGGGAAGAAGTAGAGGAAAAAGTCTCCGAAGCGCATCAGGAAAGG CACGAAACCCCAGTCACTATAAACGAAAAAGATGCTCCATCGAAGACAATATGTGTTAGAAACTTGTCATATAGTGTGGAACGGACTGATAT GGAAGACATTTTCAAAGATTGTGGTGAAGTTGTTGATGTTCGTTTCAACACAGATCGCGAAGGGAGGTTTAGAGGCTTTGGATATGTTGAGTTTGGAACAGCAGAAGCAGCAAAAAAA GCCCTTAAATTGGATAGTACAGAATTATTGAACCGTCGCATGAGAGTTGATATAGCTATAGAAAAGAGCGGCTATCCCCCCTGTAGAAG CAACTTGAGCAGCTCAGTCCATACGGGTGGAAATCTTCAGTCTCACCCTCACACTGTAAAGGGTGTTGTTGATGCATCTATTGTAGAAAACAAG CCTAAAAGCCCAGCTACACCAAATGAAACAAATGTTGCATCAAAGACCATATATGTCAGAAATTTGTCATACACTGTGGAACGATCTGATAT GGAAAATATTTTCAAAGATTGTGGAGAAATTGTTGATATTCGTCTCCATACAGATCGCGAAGGGAAATTTAAAGGCCATGCACATGTTCAGTTTGCAACAGCAGATGCAGCACAAAAG GCTCTTGTGTTCAATAAGAAAGTATTTTACAATCGTCTTATGTTCGTTGGTATCGCTTTTGAAAGGGGTATATATTCCCCAAATAGAAG CAATTCGACCTGGAGCAGCTCATTCCATAAGGATGAAAGATTTCAGTCTCAAACTATACCTGTGAAGTGTTTTGATACATCCCTTGCCGAAGACAAG TTGGCTTGTGCAAAGGATGTTAAGGATATACAGATGTCTGATGCTGATGCTGATGCTGCCTCTGCTGAGAATAAACTT CCTGAAACCCCAGCTacccaaaaagagaaaaatgatgCATCAAAAACAGTATGCGTTAGAAATTTGTCATTCGATGTGCAACGGGCTGAAAT TGAAAGTATTTTCAAAGATTGTGGAGAAGTTGTTGATGTCCGTGTGCATGTGGATGTTGAGTTTGCAACCACAGAAGCAGCAGAAAAG GCTCTTCAGTTGGATCACACAAAATTTGCGAACCGTCCCATCAAAGTTGGTATAGCTCCAGGAGAGGGTGAATGTTTCCCCAATAGAAG CTTGAGCATCTCATTCCAGAAGGGTGAAAGCTTTCAGCCTCTAACTGTATTTGTGATTGGATTTGATACATCTGTTGCAGAAGAAAAg ATAAAAGCTAGCCTGAAAGCACATTTCAGTCCTTGCGGAGAGATTACAAGGATCTCGTTGCCAAGATATCATGATTCTGGTAATATTAAGGG GTTTGCTCATCTGGACTTCAAGGATATTGATGGCTATAAGAAAGCACTACAACTTGATCAAACTGCCATTGGAGATTATTGGTTGTCAGTTGTAAAAGCAAAGCCGAGACGTGATTATCAGGGTATAGGTGGTGGCAGAGGTGGCTATCACGGTGGTGGATGGGATGGAGGAGACCATGGTGGGAGAGCAGGTTGGGGGAGAAGTCATGGTGCTGGTAGGCACTGGACCGCCAATACTGAGCACTGGTGA
- the LOC25482765 gene encoding isoliquiritigenin 2'-O-methyltransferase codes for MSSNTKQNNLATNEVEKVDDAYLSALLLCFSRVFPAILNAAVDLNLFEIIAKLQNSNEHSSFSAYEIASELPNQHPELAERLERMLTVLASYSLLTCSIRTNEDGKRERVYALSSIGQYFACDSDGGSLAPLSTLIHRGCNSVWGDAKDAILDPDVKNIFQSINGTSFYQYTKTNKELNDTCNKAMAHSGPLEIKRILQFYKGFEGVSTLVDVGGGVGKTLKLIISQYPSIKGINFDMPQVVQNAPSHPGLEHVGGDMFESVPTGDAIVLKLVCHNWADEECVKFLKNCHKALPKHGKVIVLDYIIPEVPNPSNMSKHACAIDNLMFLVTTGKERTEEEFESLCKRAGFSKFHVACSDASALSGVMEFYK; via the exons ATGAGTTCCAATACTAAACAAAATAATCTTGCTACTAATGAGGTAGAAAAAGTTGATGATGCTTATCTTTCTGCATTGTTATTATGTTTTAGTAGGGTTTTTCCTGCTATACTAAATGCTGCTGTTGATCTCAATTTATTTGAAATCATAGCTAAGTTACAAAATTCAAATGAACATTCTAGTTTTTCTGCTtatgaaattgcttctgagcTTCCAAATCAACACCCTGAATTGGCTGAGAGGCTTGAACGTATGTTGACTGTGTTGGCTAGTTACTCTCTTCTCACTTGTTCCATTCGTACCAATGAAGATGgtaagagagaaagagtttaTGCTCTCTCATCAATTGGTCAATACTTTGCATGTGATAGTGATGGAGGCTCTTTGGCTCCACTCTCAACATTAATCCATAGAGGGTGTAATAGCGTTTg GGGTGATGCAAAGGATGCAATTTTGGATCCTGatgtcaaaaatattttccaaagtATCAATGGGACATCATTTTATCAATACACCAAGACAAACAAAGAATTGAATGATACTTGTAACAAAGCAATGGCTCATTCTGGTCCATTGGAAATTAAAAGGATCCTTCAATTTTATAAAGGATTTGAAGGAGTCTCAACGTTGGTTGATGTTGGAGGTGGAGTAGGAAAGACCCTAAAACTCATTATCTCTCAATATCCTTCAATTAAGggaattaattttgatatgcCACAAGTTGTTCAAAATGCACCTTCTCATCCAG GGCTGGAGCATGTTGGAGGAGATATGTTTGAAAGTGTTCCAACTGGTGATGCAATTGTACTAAAG CTTGTATGTCATAACTGGGCAGATGAAGAATGTGTGAAGTTcttaaaaaattgtcacaaagcTTTACCAAAACATGGAAAGGTGAttgttttggattatataattccaGAGGTGCCAAACCCTAGCAATATGTCTAAGCATGCTTGTGCTATTGACAATCTCATGTTTTTAGTAACAACTGGAAAGGAAAGAACTGAAGAAGAATTTGAGAGCTTATGTAAGAGAGCTGGATTTTCCAAATTTCATGTGGCTTGCAGTGATGCCTCGGCCTTGTCAGGAGTGAtggaattttataaataa
- the LOC25482762 gene encoding ammonium transporter 2 member 5 yields MSGVPFPSNLLPSPSSPEWLSKADNAWQLMAATLVGMQSVPGLIILYGGAVKKKWAVNSAFMSLYAFACVFFCWVFWAYRMSFGDTLFPFWGKPALALDEKYLFKQAFLGAFPNATMIYFQCVFAAITLILIAGAVLGRMNFYAWMMFVPLWLTFSYTFTAFSIWSTNGFLAKMGIIDYSGGYVIHLSSGVAGFTAAYWVGPRLNKDRERFPPNNLLLMLAGAGLLWMGWTGFNGGDPYSVGLDASLAVLNTHACTATSLLTWVFLDVIFFRKPSVIGAVQGMITGLVCITPAAGVVQGWAALIMGLFSGSIPWFTMMVIHKRSKLLQKVDDTMAVLHTHAIAGSLGGILTGLFAEPKLNSLFYGVYNKYVGLFYGIQMNMASTGRRQIGIQLLGILFVIFVNVVSTSLICLFIRLFVPLRMSEEDMEIGDEAAHGEEAYAIWGQGDKHENSNSKYGSSLYEDVEVAATTKNKRGSQIEMM; encoded by the exons atgtctggTGTTCCATTTCCCTCCAACCTTTTACCATCTCCTTCGAGTCCCGAATGGCTAAGCAAAGCCGACAACGCATGGCAACTAATGGCCGCAACATTAGTCGGCATGCAAAGTGTTCCGGGACTAATAATTTTATACGGTGGCGCGGTTAAAAAGAAATGGGCAGTGAATTCAGCATTCATGTCACTCTATGCATTTGCATGTGTATTTTTCTGTTGGGTTTTTTGGGCTTATAGAATGTCATTTGGTGATACACTTTTTCCATTTTGGGGTAAACCAGCACTTGCACTTGATGAAAAGTATCTTTTCAAGCAAGCTTTCTTAGGAGCATTTCCAAATGctactatgatttattttcaatgtgtttttgctgctattactttgattttgatAGCTGGTGCTGTGTTGGGGAGAATGAACTTCTATGCTTGGATGATGTTTGTGCCTTTATGGCTCACTTTCTCTTACACTTTTACTGCTTTTAGTATTTGGAGTACTAATGGATTTCTTGCTAAAATGGGAATTATCGATTACTCTGGTGGTTATGTCATTCATTTGTCTTCTGGGGTTGCTGGGTTTACTGCTGCTTATTGG GTTGGACCACGTCTAAACAAAGACAGGGAAAGGTTCCCACCAAACAATCTCCTTCTTATGTTAGCAGGAGCAGGACTATTATGGATGGGATGGACAGGATTCAATGGAGGAGATCCTTACTCAGTTGGCTTGGATGCTTCATTGGCTGTCTTGAACACACATGCTTGCACTGCTACTAGCTTGCTTACTTGGGTCTTCCTTGATGTCATTTTCTTCAGAAAGCCTTCTGTTATTGGTGCTGTTCAAGGCATGATTACTGGTTTGGTTTGCATTACCCCTGCTGCAG GAGTTGTACAAGGATGGGCAGCACTAATAATGGGGTTGTTCTCCGGCTCAATTCCATGGTTTACCATGATGGTAATCCACAAAAGATCAAAGCTACTTCAAAAAGTGGATGACACAATGGCAGTGTTACACACTCATGCAATTGCAGGAAGTCTTGGAGGAATTCTCACTGGTCTTTTTGCTGAGCCAAAATTGAACTCCTTGTTCTATGGTGTTTACAATAAATATGTTGGTCTATTTTATGGAATACAAATGAACATGGCTAGTACTGGACGCAGGCAAATAGGAATCCAACTCCTTGGAATTTTGTTTGTTATCTTTGTTAATGTTGTAAGTACAAGTTTGATATGTCTCTTCATTCGACTCTTCGTTCCATTGAGAATGTCTGAAGAGGATATGGAAATCGGTGACGAGGCTGCTCATGGTGAAGAAGCTTATGCAATTTGGGGTCAAGGTGATAAACATgagaattcaaattcaaaatatgGAAGTTCTTTGTATGAAGATGTTGAAGTTGCGGCCACCACGAAGAATAAGCGTGGTAGCCAGATTGAGATGATGTGA
- the LOC25482764 gene encoding nucleolin 1 isoform X1, with translation MSNESESEVCDNPIPPPNIGKRQCEDEDEKEVITKKQKIEEVVEMKEIKEETDSDYLKIGEDEDRKEVITMKEIKEEIISDDSEHDKKLEAKNDSATGCGPSESLDDVISDSDSHRSSGEDNPDDSESPEYIGEEVEEKVSEAHQERHETPVTINEKDAPSKTICVRNLSYSVERTDMEDIFKDCGEVVDVRFNTDREGRFRGFGYVEFGTAEAAKKALKLDSTELLNRRMRVDIAIEKSGYPPCRSNLSSSVHTGGNLQSHPHTVKGVVDASIVENKPKSPATPNETNVASKTIYVRNLSYTVERSDMENIFKDCGEIVDIRLHTDREGKFKGHAHVQFATADAAQKALVFNKKVFYNRLMFVGIAFERGIYSPNRSNSTWSSSFHKDERFQSQTIPVKCFDTSLAEDKLACAKDVKDIQMSDADADAASAENKLPETPATQKEKNDASKTVCVRNLSFDVQRAEIESIFKDCGEVVDVRVHVDVEFATTEAAEKALQLDHTKFANRPIKVGIAPGEGECFPNRSSLSISFQKGESFQPLTVFVIGFDTSVAEEKIKASLKAHFSPCGEITRISLPRYHDSGNIKGFAHLDFKDIDGYKKALQLDQTAIGDYWLSVVKAKPRRDYQGIGGGRGGYHGGGWDGGDHGGRAGWGRSHGAGRHWTANTEHW, from the exons ATGAGCAATGAATCTGAATCCGAA GTTTGTGATAATCCAATTCCACCTCCAAACATTG GTAAGAGGCAGTGTGAGGATGAAGATGAGAAGGAAGTGATTACAAAGAAGCAGAAGATAGAGGAGGTTGTTGAAATGAAAGAGATTAAGGAAGAAACTGATTCAGATTATTTGAAAAttg GTGAGGATGAAGATCGGAAGGAAGTGATTACGATGAAAGAGATTAAGGAGGAAATTATTTCAGATGATTCTGAACATGATAAG AAACTTGAAGCTAAAAACGATTCTGCTACTGGTTGTGGTCCTTCAGAATCATTGGATGATGTTATCTCAGATTCTGATTCTCACAGAAGCTCTGGTGAGGATAAT CCCGATGATTCGGAGAGTCCAGAGTATATTGGGGAAGAAGTAGAGGAAAAAGTCTCCGAAGCGCATCAGGAAAGG CACGAAACCCCAGTCACTATAAACGAAAAAGATGCTCCATCGAAGACAATATGTGTTAGAAACTTGTCATATAGTGTGGAACGGACTGATAT GGAAGACATTTTCAAAGATTGTGGTGAAGTTGTTGATGTTCGTTTCAACACAGATCGCGAAGGGAGGTTTAGAGGCTTTGGATATGTTGAGTTTGGAACAGCAGAAGCAGCAAAAAAA GCCCTTAAATTGGATAGTACAGAATTATTGAACCGTCGCATGAGAGTTGATATAGCTATAGAAAAGAGCGGCTATCCCCCCTGTAGAAG CAACTTGAGCAGCTCAGTCCATACGGGTGGAAATCTTCAGTCTCACCCTCACACTGTAAAGGGTGTTGTTGATGCATCTATTGTAGAAAACAAG CCTAAAAGCCCAGCTACACCAAATGAAACAAATGTTGCATCAAAGACCATATATGTCAGAAATTTGTCATACACTGTGGAACGATCTGATAT GGAAAATATTTTCAAAGATTGTGGAGAAATTGTTGATATTCGTCTCCATACAGATCGCGAAGGGAAATTTAAAGGCCATGCACATGTTCAGTTTGCAACAGCAGATGCAGCACAAAAG GCTCTTGTGTTCAATAAGAAAGTATTTTACAATCGTCTTATGTTCGTTGGTATCGCTTTTGAAAGGGGTATATATTCCCCAAATAGAAG CAATTCGACCTGGAGCAGCTCATTCCATAAGGATGAAAGATTTCAGTCTCAAACTATACCTGTGAAGTGTTTTGATACATCCCTTGCCGAAGACAAG TTGGCTTGTGCAAAGGATGTTAAGGATATACAGATGTCTGATGCTGATGCTGATGCTGCCTCTGCTGAGAATAAACTT CCTGAAACCCCAGCTacccaaaaagagaaaaatgatgCATCAAAAACAGTATGCGTTAGAAATTTGTCATTCGATGTGCAACGGGCTGAAAT TGAAAGTATTTTCAAAGATTGTGGAGAAGTTGTTGATGTCCGTGTGCATGTGGATGTTGAGTTTGCAACCACAGAAGCAGCAGAAAAG GCTCTTCAGTTGGATCACACAAAATTTGCGAACCGTCCCATCAAAGTTGGTATAGCTCCAGGAGAGGGTGAATGTTTCCCCAATAGAAG CAGCTTGAGCATCTCATTCCAGAAGGGTGAAAGCTTTCAGCCTCTAACTGTATTTGTGATTGGATTTGATACATCTGTTGCAGAAGAAAAg ATAAAAGCTAGCCTGAAAGCACATTTCAGTCCTTGCGGAGAGATTACAAGGATCTCGTTGCCAAGATATCATGATTCTGGTAATATTAAGGG GTTTGCTCATCTGGACTTCAAGGATATTGATGGCTATAAGAAAGCACTACAACTTGATCAAACTGCCATTGGAGATTATTGGTTGTCAGTTGTAAAAGCAAAGCCGAGACGTGATTATCAGGGTATAGGTGGTGGCAGAGGTGGCTATCACGGTGGTGGATGGGATGGAGGAGACCATGGTGGGAGAGCAGGTTGGGGGAGAAGTCATGGTGCTGGTAGGCACTGGACCGCCAATACTGAGCACTGGTGA